One window of the Emcibacter sp. genome contains the following:
- a CDS encoding diguanylate cyclase, with protein sequence MSTYKTRDKLTGYGIDEDTLETLAEIYPFLTSVIDEVLDKFYVDLMGNERTSLILRDEEVRLRARIAQKKHWINFVLSGNYHHKYFEAAERIGKTHWHHGVSLTDFSSAYHRVLGYLTQFLVGKYIDSPTLLLNAMMAIQKVTFMDMDCASSAYRRYDQEQQRRLFLIDQLTGAGNRAAFVEDLVHCLEEYDNNQVPFSIALVDMDNFKAVNDNHGHVVGDRVLKTVAEAIKESLRVGDRVYRYGGDEFTVLLSGTHLSEAKKIMERTLKNVAGKTIPAREGEISTTVSIGVAEQGKDTETAEKLIEKADKALYKSKEGGRNRVSV encoded by the coding sequence GTGAGTACGTATAAAACCCGGGACAAACTTACAGGGTATGGCATTGACGAGGATACCCTGGAAACTTTGGCGGAAATATATCCATTCCTGACATCGGTTATCGATGAGGTGCTCGATAAATTTTATGTGGACCTCATGGGCAATGAAAGAACGTCGCTGATCCTCAGGGATGAAGAGGTCAGGCTCCGCGCAAGGATTGCCCAGAAGAAACACTGGATCAACTTTGTCCTGAGCGGCAACTATCACCATAAGTATTTTGAAGCGGCTGAAAGGATCGGCAAGACGCATTGGCATCACGGCGTCAGTCTGACGGATTTTTCCTCGGCCTATCATCGGGTGCTTGGCTATCTGACACAGTTCCTTGTCGGTAAGTATATCGACAGCCCCACACTTTTATTGAATGCGATGATGGCCATCCAGAAAGTAACTTTCATGGATATGGACTGTGCCAGCAGCGCCTATCGGAGATATGATCAGGAACAGCAGCGCCGGTTGTTTTTAATAGACCAGTTAACGGGTGCCGGGAACCGGGCGGCCTTTGTTGAGGACCTTGTTCATTGCCTTGAGGAGTATGATAATAATCAGGTACCCTTCAGCATTGCCCTAGTGGACATGGACAACTTCAAGGCAGTCAACGATAACCACGGTCATGTGGTTGGGGACCGGGTTCTAAAAACCGTTGCAGAGGCCATTAAGGAAAGCCTGCGGGTAGGTGACAGGGTTTATCGCTATGGCGGTGACGAGTTTACCGTTCTTTTGTCTGGTACTCACCTTTCCGAAGCAAAAAAGATTATGGAAAGAACCCTGAAAAATGTTGCCGGTAAGACCATTCCTGCCCGGGAAGGAGAAATAAGCACCACTGTCAGTATTGGGGTGGCGGAACAGGGTAAGGACACGGAAACAGCGGAAAAACTGATCGAAAAAGCGGACAAGGCGCTCTATAAATCCAAGGAAGGGGGGCGCAACCGGGTGTCGGTCTGA
- a CDS encoding TIGR04283 family arsenosugar biosynthesis glycosyltransferase, with the protein MISIIIPTLNAEKHLGSLLPLLGGLAGYEVIVVDGGSSDRTCEVAKNYGAKLYVSSPGRGGQLALGAQKSKGNWLFFLHADSCLPEGWQELLERHRRDQPQKALCFSLKLDDDRWQARGLEYIVRLRCRFLVLPYGDQGLFISRRLYEEAGGFADMPLMEDVDLVRRLGRRRIAISPAAITTSAVRYRKAGYIRRMTRNMLCLTLYFLGMPPERIVQIYHKNST; encoded by the coding sequence ATGATCAGCATCATTATCCCCACTCTCAATGCGGAAAAACATCTCGGATCTCTATTGCCTTTGCTGGGCGGACTGGCCGGTTACGAAGTCATTGTGGTTGATGGCGGTTCTTCCGACCGGACTTGCGAGGTGGCGAAAAACTACGGGGCAAAACTTTATGTCAGCTCTCCCGGCAGGGGCGGCCAGCTTGCACTGGGCGCACAAAAGTCAAAGGGAAACTGGCTGTTTTTTCTTCATGCCGACAGCTGCCTGCCCGAGGGCTGGCAGGAGCTTCTTGAGCGACACCGGCGGGATCAGCCGCAGAAAGCCCTGTGTTTTTCCCTGAAACTGGATGACGACAGGTGGCAGGCAAGGGGCCTGGAATATATCGTCCGCTTGAGGTGTCGTTTTCTGGTTCTGCCCTACGGGGATCAGGGACTGTTTATTTCACGCCGGCTTTATGAGGAGGCCGGAGGTTTTGCCGATATGCCGCTGATGGAGGATGTTGATCTTGTCAGGCGTCTGGGGCGGCGTAGAATAGCTATCTCCCCGGCGGCGATCACCACCTCGGCAGTACGATACCGGAAGGCCGGCTATATCCGGCGAATGACCAGAAACATGCTGTGCCTGACCCTTTATTTCCTCGGCATGCCGCCGGAACGGATTGTGCAGATTTACCATAAAAACAGCACTTGA
- a CDS encoding PA0069 family radical SAM protein yields the protein MTRSFTENDIIPKEFRRGRGARSRESGRFEIQKRERVDDGWDSLENGTEPVRTYLMPDKSKTVISQNDSPDIPFRRGLNPYRGCEHGCIYCYARPSHTFLGFSAGLDFETRLMVKYDAARVLEQEFRHRNYRPELIVMGSNTDIYQPVEKKLRITRQLLKTFEKFNHPVGLITKSALVSRDIDILARLARKKLVRVYVSVTTLDYRLARAMEPRASAPQKRLDAIRDLSKAGIPVGVMAAPVIPSLTDHELENILAEAHAAGARSAGYIMLRLPLEIKKLFREWLEEEAPDRAKRILHLLQGMHGGKDYSPDYGKRMRGSGPYADLIAQRFRKSCFRLGLNQRSSEDDLKLDLFHVPLDDGNQMSLF from the coding sequence ATGACTCGATCCTTTACAGAAAATGACATTATCCCCAAAGAGTTCCGGCGCGGGCGCGGTGCCCGGAGCCGGGAAAGCGGGCGTTTCGAGATACAGAAGCGCGAGAGGGTCGACGACGGCTGGGACAGTCTGGAGAATGGAACAGAGCCGGTCCGCACCTACCTGATGCCGGACAAGTCGAAAACCGTAATCAGCCAGAATGATTCCCCGGATATTCCTTTCAGGAGAGGACTTAATCCCTATCGGGGATGCGAGCACGGCTGTATTTATTGTTATGCCCGGCCAAGTCACACCTTTCTGGGATTTTCCGCCGGCCTGGATTTTGAAACCCGGCTGATGGTGAAATATGACGCCGCCAGGGTTCTGGAACAGGAATTCCGGCACAGGAACTATCGCCCCGAACTGATTGTCATGGGCAGCAATACGGACATATACCAGCCGGTGGAGAAAAAACTGCGGATCACCCGGCAGCTCCTGAAAACATTCGAAAAATTCAATCATCCGGTTGGCCTGATCACAAAATCCGCCCTCGTCAGCCGGGACATTGATATCCTGGCCCGGCTTGCCCGGAAAAAACTTGTCCGCGTCTATGTTTCAGTCACAACCCTGGACTATCGCCTCGCCCGGGCCATGGAGCCAAGGGCCAGCGCGCCGCAGAAACGCCTGGACGCCATACGCGATCTGTCGAAAGCCGGCATCCCGGTTGGTGTGATGGCGGCTCCGGTGATCCCCTCCCTCACCGACCATGAACTGGAAAACATTCTGGCAGAAGCCCACGCGGCCGGGGCCCGCAGCGCCGGTTACATAATGCTCAGGTTGCCTCTGGAGATTAAAAAGCTGTTCCGCGAATGGCTGGAAGAGGAAGCCCCGGACCGGGCCAAACGTATATTACATCTTTTGCAGGGGATGCATGGGGGCAAAGACTATTCACCCGACTACGGCAAACGCATGCGGGGCAGCGGCCCCTATGCGGACCTGATCGCGCAAAGGTTCAGGAAAAGCTGCTTCCGGCTTGGTCTCAATCAGAGATCTTCCGAAGACGACCTGAAGCTGGATCTGTTCCATGTTCCCCTGGATGACGGCAACCAGATGTCTCTTTTTTGA
- a CDS encoding ribonuclease HII, whose amino-acid sequence MSGNRQTEIFKTKASRPDFSLEQAVDGVVCGVDEVGRGPLAGPVVAAAVILDPDNIPDGLNDSKKLSAKKREQLYEQITASSCFAFGEASVEEIDQLNILRASLLAMQRAVNALPKKPDHALVDGNQMPDLICPASCVIKGDARSLSIAAASIIAKVKRDFFMKNLAEIHPEYGWERNAGYGTRQHMEALELVGACPFHRKSFAPIRDLMTQES is encoded by the coding sequence ATGTCCGGCAACCGCCAAACAGAAATTTTCAAAACAAAAGCGTCCCGACCGGACTTCAGCCTGGAACAGGCTGTTGACGGTGTCGTCTGCGGTGTGGACGAGGTCGGGCGCGGTCCCCTGGCCGGCCCGGTTGTGGCCGCTGCTGTCATCCTTGATCCGGACAATATTCCAGATGGTCTTAATGATTCAAAGAAACTCAGCGCTAAAAAACGTGAACAGCTTTATGAGCAAATCACCGCAAGTAGTTGTTTTGCCTTCGGAGAAGCCAGCGTCGAGGAAATAGATCAGCTGAATATCCTGCGCGCCAGCCTTCTGGCCATGCAACGGGCGGTCAACGCACTCCCCAAAAAACCGGACCACGCCCTGGTCGACGGCAACCAGATGCCGGACCTGATTTGCCCCGCGTCGTGCGTCATAAAGGGCGATGCAAGATCACTTTCCATCGCCGCGGCCTCTATTATTGCAAAAGTGAAGAGAGATTTTTTCATGAAAAATCTTGCAGAAATTCACCCGGAATACGGTTGGGAGCGTAACGCAGGATATGGTACCCGCCAACATATGGAAGCACTAGAGCTTGTAGGAGCGTGTCCTTTTCATCGCAAATCGTTCGCGCCAATTCGTGACCTAATGACTCAAGAGTCTTAG
- a CDS encoding site-specific DNA-methyltransferase has protein sequence MNQLPEKSVDVIFADPPYNMQLKGELHRPDNSHVDAVNDHWDKFDNFASYDDFSRAWLTAARRVLKDNGTIWVIGSYHNIYRVGATLQDIGYWVLNDIVWRKTNPMPNFRGTRFTNAHETILWCNKGENYNKYTFNYDAMKALNEDVQMRSDWTLPICSGKERLKVNGHKGHSTQKPEALLYRVLLASTNKGDVVLDPFFGSGTTGAVAKKMGRHFIGLEKEEKYIRLAMDRINAIDSLDEEAMEITPAKRAQPRVPFGTLVERGMIAPGTLLYGPKASNGTQHIAKVRADGTLISDNNKGSIHQVGAQLQGAPSCNGWTYWHLQVKEQLVPIDILRQQIRQELH, from the coding sequence ATGAACCAGTTGCCGGAGAAGTCGGTTGACGTGATTTTTGCCGACCCGCCCTACAACATGCAGCTCAAGGGAGAGCTTCATCGTCCCGACAACAGCCATGTGGACGCGGTCAATGATCACTGGGATAAATTCGACAATTTTGCCAGCTATGACGACTTCTCCCGGGCCTGGCTTACCGCCGCCCGCCGGGTCCTGAAAGACAACGGCACCATCTGGGTGATCGGCAGCTATCACAATATATACCGTGTCGGCGCCACACTTCAGGATATCGGTTACTGGGTGCTGAATGACATTGTCTGGCGCAAAACCAATCCCATGCCCAATTTCCGCGGCACACGCTTTACCAACGCGCATGAGACCATTCTGTGGTGCAACAAAGGCGAAAACTACAATAAATATACCTTCAATTACGATGCCATGAAGGCTCTTAATGAAGATGTTCAGATGCGGTCCGACTGGACCCTGCCGATCTGTTCCGGCAAGGAACGCCTGAAAGTCAACGGCCACAAGGGACATTCCACCCAGAAACCAGAAGCCCTGCTGTACAGAGTGCTGCTGGCTTCCACAAACAAGGGTGATGTGGTCCTTGATCCGTTCTTCGGATCCGGCACCACCGGCGCTGTCGCCAAAAAGATGGGCCGTCATTTCATCGGCCTTGAAAAAGAAGAAAAATATATTCGCCTGGCCATGGACCGGATCAATGCCATCGACAGCCTTGATGAAGAGGCGATGGAAATCACACCGGCCAAGCGGGCCCAGCCCCGGGTTCCTTTCGGCACCCTTGTGGAACGCGGCATGATTGCCCCCGGCACCCTGCTCTATGGCCCGAAAGCCTCCAACGGCACACAGCATATCGCCAAAGTCCGGGCAGACGGCACGCTGATCAGCGACAACAATAAAGGATCAATCCACCAGGTTGGTGCTCAGTTACAGGGCGCACCGTCCTGTAACGGCTGGACCTATTGGCACCTGCAGGTAAAAGAACAACTGGTTCCCATCGATATTCTGAGACAACAGATACGCCAGGAACTGCACTAG
- a CDS encoding sensor histidine kinase: MHKENEDKLKYINWLGEFTSKKMEREFVTSQWQNLVKNYRYFTYTFTVIFFTAIFFSLAKTEYTTQTYFNLSARILSILPLYLTMVFFMKKNRPDIFFRATFLSLMNLTGIFLLSIGIFISDNWVNFAGAFVLTTIAYTTYPMSNLQRIIYGFSLAVGLQAVNFIRFSPEAANFFMQSAMLFSANIFGFWQMHNTSILTRNTYLSLQREKDLNRKLEQELIQRKKAEEASRQNEELFRSLFTATMYPLAMIKTGSPELITANTAFYELFSLSARSRGNETFMGRFDHPEDFLAMMRKAAKSATYTMDTTKLNHKENGTRIVEICMVPVRINEMRFLLVGLSDITLRKQEEAVLRNVTEDAVSANLAKTEFLANMSHELRTPLNAILGFTEIMEQELLGPLGNEQYKSYLQDIHTSGRHLMELISEILDVAKIESGKFALSRDEITLGELIDNVLSMLNTRHAETSISVTTNIHDPALLLDVDILRIRQVILNLLGNALKFSHDGDEISISTSCRNNSLILQVTDQGIGIAPQDLERVFDPFTQVESSYNRKRDGVGLGLALSRKLVEAHDGTLTLESVLHRGTTVTMALPESCIVNEKIRQIS; encoded by the coding sequence ATGCACAAAGAAAATGAGGATAAGCTGAAATATATCAATTGGCTGGGAGAATTCACCTCCAAGAAAATGGAGCGGGAATTCGTTACGAGCCAATGGCAGAATCTTGTTAAAAACTACCGGTATTTCACCTATACTTTCACGGTGATCTTCTTTACGGCCATATTTTTCAGCTTGGCAAAGACAGAATATACGACCCAGACCTATTTCAACCTGTCCGCCAGAATTCTGAGCATTCTGCCCCTGTATCTGACGATGGTGTTCTTTATGAAAAAGAACAGGCCGGATATATTTTTCAGGGCAACCTTTCTTTCCCTGATGAATTTGACAGGCATTTTTCTGCTTTCCATTGGTATTTTCATCAGTGACAACTGGGTTAACTTCGCCGGCGCCTTCGTCCTCACAACCATCGCCTACACCACTTATCCCATGTCGAACCTGCAACGAATTATATATGGTTTCAGCCTCGCTGTGGGCCTTCAGGCGGTTAATTTCATACGTTTCTCGCCCGAAGCCGCGAATTTTTTTATGCAAAGCGCCATGCTGTTTTCAGCCAATATCTTCGGTTTCTGGCAGATGCACAATACCAGCATTCTGACCAGGAACACCTACCTGAGCCTGCAACGGGAAAAAGACCTGAACCGCAAACTGGAACAGGAGCTCATCCAGCGCAAAAAGGCGGAGGAAGCCAGCCGGCAGAATGAGGAACTGTTCCGTTCCCTATTCACCGCCACCATGTATCCGCTTGCCATGATCAAGACCGGATCCCCTGAACTGATCACCGCAAATACAGCCTTTTATGAACTCTTCTCCCTGTCTGCACGGAGCCGGGGCAACGAAACCTTCATGGGGCGTTTTGACCACCCCGAAGACTTCTTGGCCATGATGCGAAAAGCCGCCAAATCGGCGACCTACACCATGGACACCACAAAACTGAATCACAAGGAAAACGGTACCCGGATTGTTGAAATCTGCATGGTGCCGGTTCGCATCAATGAAATGCGGTTCCTTCTGGTCGGCCTGTCGGACATCACCCTGCGCAAGCAGGAAGAGGCTGTTCTGCGCAATGTGACCGAAGATGCGGTCAGCGCAAACCTGGCAAAGACTGAATTCCTGGCCAACATGAGCCATGAACTGCGCACGCCCCTGAACGCCATCCTTGGCTTTACCGAGATCATGGAACAGGAACTGCTCGGCCCCCTGGGCAATGAACAGTATAAATCCTATCTTCAGGATATCCATACAAGCGGCCGGCACCTGATGGAACTGATCAGCGAAATTCTCGATGTGGCTAAAATTGAATCCGGCAAGTTTGCCCTGTCCCGGGACGAAATCACCCTGGGAGAGCTGATCGATAATGTCCTCAGCATGCTGAATACCCGCCATGCCGAAACCAGCATTTCGGTCACGACCAACATTCATGATCCCGCTTTGCTCCTGGATGTGGATATTCTCAGGATCCGGCAGGTGATCCTGAACCTGCTCGGCAATGCCCTCAAATTTTCTCATGACGGGGATGAGATCTCCATCTCGACCTCCTGTCGCAACAATAGCCTCATTTTGCAGGTCACGGATCAGGGGATCGGCATTGCGCCGCAGGACCTTGAGCGGGTTTTTGATCCCTTTACCCAGGTCGAAAGCTCCTATAACCGCAAACGGGACGGTGTCGGGCTTGGCCTTGCCCTAAGCCGGAAGCTGGTAGAAGCCCATGACGGCACGCTTACTCTGGAAAGCGTTCTTCATCGCGGCACAACCGTGACAATGGCCCTGCCGGAAAGCTGCATCGTCAACGAGAAAATTCGCCAGATCTCCTGA
- a CDS encoding LysR substrate-binding domain-containing protein, giving the protein MKRQLPPLNALRHFEVAARHGSFTRAAGELGVTQGAVSKQIALLEDYLGCTLFDRSGLNLQLSERGQTFLTQISLALETIETVTFLTRERDASGILHVNILPSFSSSWLIPRLQGFADHFPGIRLQLSTGDGPVEKNSVLEADIYVRCQEKWGAGLERQLLFPERLLLISGPEYIRLHGGDDRQETLGCCRYLEHTSRPALLQKWQSSLGLDVARDLPALGFEHFFMIIEGVRNNLGLALVPDFMVGKDIDEGRLINPFGIEYSSGFEYALLYQSYKKFDPAVRAFSDWIVKLAAPV; this is encoded by the coding sequence ATGAAACGCCAGCTTCCCCCATTAAACGCCCTGCGTCACTTTGAAGTGGCGGCGCGCCACGGCAGCTTTACCCGGGCGGCCGGGGAACTGGGGGTAACCCAGGGAGCGGTCAGCAAGCAGATTGCCCTGCTTGAGGATTATCTCGGCTGTACCCTGTTTGACAGGAGCGGCCTGAACCTTCAGTTAAGCGAACGGGGACAGACTTTTTTAACCCAGATTTCCCTGGCGCTGGAAACCATCGAGACGGTAACCTTCCTGACACGGGAAAGGGATGCCAGCGGCATACTCCATGTCAATATCCTGCCGTCTTTCAGCAGCAGTTGGCTTATCCCCCGATTGCAGGGTTTTGCCGATCACTTTCCCGGGATCCGGCTGCAACTAAGCACCGGTGACGGGCCGGTGGAAAAAAACAGCGTCCTGGAGGCGGATATTTATGTCCGCTGCCAGGAAAAATGGGGCGCCGGGCTGGAGCGGCAGCTCTTGTTCCCGGAGCGGCTTTTGCTGATCTCAGGACCTGAATATATACGTTTGCACGGGGGGGATGACCGGCAGGAAACCCTCGGCTGCTGCCGTTATCTTGAGCATACATCCCGCCCCGCTCTGCTGCAAAAATGGCAGTCTTCACTGGGACTGGATGTCGCCCGTGATTTGCCTGCATTGGGGTTCGAGCATTTTTTCATGATTATCGAGGGGGTCAGGAACAATCTCGGCCTGGCTCTGGTGCCGGATTTTATGGTCGGGAAGGATATCGACGAAGGACGTCTGATCAATCCTTTCGGCATTGAATATTCCTCCGGGTTTGAATATGCGTTGCTCTACCAGAGTTACAAAAAATTCGACCCGGCAGTGCGGGCTTTCAGTGACTGGATAGTGAAACTGGCGGCTCCCGTGTGA
- a CDS encoding VOC family protein, whose protein sequence is MAAHPFHLAFPVTDLEQTRRFYVDMLGASTGREAPRWIDFNLFGHQVSAHLVDKMDKVPTNPVDGQDIPARHFGVILERAEWNKLAGKLRACNTSFIVEPYVRFEGQTGEQATMFFQDPSGNYLEFKSFADHKDIFDPDYKD, encoded by the coding sequence ATGGCAGCTCACCCCTTTCACCTTGCCTTTCCGGTCACTGACCTGGAACAGACACGACGGTTTTATGTGGATATGCTCGGCGCCAGCACCGGCCGGGAGGCACCGCGCTGGATTGACTTTAATCTGTTCGGTCACCAGGTTTCCGCCCACCTTGTGGACAAAATGGACAAGGTACCCACCAACCCGGTAGACGGACAGGATATTCCGGCCAGGCATTTCGGCGTAATCCTGGAGCGGGCCGAATGGAATAAACTGGCCGGAAAGTTACGGGCCTGTAACACCAGCTTTATTGTTGAACCCTATGTGCGCTTTGAAGGCCAGACAGGGGAACAGGCAACCATGTTTTTTCAGGACCCGAGTGGCAATTACCTTGAATTCAAATCCTTTGCCGACCATAAAGATATCTTCGACCCGGATTACAAAGACTGA